Proteins encoded by one window of Mustela erminea isolate mMusErm1 chromosome 5, mMusErm1.Pri, whole genome shotgun sequence:
- the LTB4R2 gene encoding leukotriene B4 receptor 2, which translates to MLACYRPPGNETLLSWKASRVTGTALLLLAALLGLPGNGFVVWSLVGWRPARGRPLAATLVLHLALADGAVLLLTPLFVAFLAGQAWPLGQAGCKAVYYACALSMYASVLLTSLLSLQRCLAVTRPFLAPRLRSPALARRLLLAVWLAALLLAAPAAVYRHLWGDRVCQLCHPSPAHAAAHLSLETLTAFVLPFGLVLGCYGLTLARLRGARWGAGRHGTRVGRLVGAIVLAFGLLWAPYHAVNLLQVAAALAPPGGALARLGGAGQAARAGTTALAFFSSSINPVLYVFTAGDLLPRAGPRFLTRLFEGSGEARGGGHSREGTMELRATPRLKVVEQGRGDGDPWDRVERDSQGWDP; encoded by the coding sequence ATGCTGGCCTGCTACCGACCCCCAGGGAATGAGACGCTGCTGAGCTGGAAGGCCTCGAGGGTCACGGGCACGGCCCTCCTGCTGCTGGCGGCGCTGCTGGGGCTGCCCGGCAACGGCTTCGTCGTGTGGAGCTTGGTGGGCTGGCGGCCCGCACGGGGGCGACCGCTGGCGGCCACGCTCGTGCTGCACCTGGCGCTGGCCGACGGCGCGGTGCTGCTGCTCACGCCTCTCTTCGTGGCCTTCCTGGCGGGCCAGGCGTGGCCGCTGGGCCAGGCGGGCTGCAAGGCCGTGTACTACGCGTGCGCGCTCAGCATGTACGCCAGCGTGCTGCTCACCAGCCTGCTCAGCCTGCAACGCTGCCTGGCCGTCACCCGGCCGTTCCTGGCGCCCCGGCTGCGCAGCCCAGCCCTGGCCCGCCGCCTGCTCCTGGCCGTCTGGCTGGCCGCGCTGCTGCTCGCCGCGCCGGCCGCCGTCTACCGCCACCTGTGGGGAGACCGCGTGTGCCAGCTGTGCCACCCGTCGCCGGCCCATGCCGCCGCCCACCTGAGCCTGGAGACGCTCACGGCCTTCGTGCTCCCCTTCGGGCTGGTGCTCGGTTGCTACGGCCTGACGCTGGCGCGGCTGCGGGGCGCCCGCTGGGGCGCTGGGCGGCATGGGACTCGGGTGGGCCGGCTGGTAGGGGCCATAGTGCTCGCCTTCGGCTTGCTGTGGGCCCCCTACCACGCCGTCAACCTCCTGCAGGTGGCGGCCGCGCTGGCTCCGCCCGGAGGGGCCCTTGCGAGACTGGGCGGGGCGGGCCAGGCGGCGCGAGCCGGGACTACCGCTCTGGCCTTCTTCAGTTCCAGCATCAACCCTGTGCTCTACGTCTTCACCGCCGGCGATCTGCTGCCCCGGGCCGGCCCCCGCTTCCTCACGCGGCTCTTTGAGGGCTCGGGAGAGGCTCGAGGGGGCGGCCACTCTAGGGAGGGGACCATGGAGCTCCGAGCTACCCCTCGGCTTAAAGTGGTGGAGCAGGGCCGGGGCGATGGAGACCCCTGGGACAGAGTGGAAAGGGACAGTCAGGGATGGGATCCTTGA
- the ADCY4 gene encoding adenylate cyclase type 4 isoform X5, with amino-acid sequence MKAEIMARLQAGQGSRPESTNNFHSLYVKRHQGVSVLYADIVGFTRLASECSPKELVLMLNELFGKFDQIAKEHECMRIKILGDCYYCVSGLPLSLPDHAINCVRMGLDMCRAIRKLRAATGVDINMRVGVHSGSVLCGVIGLQKWQYDVWSHDVTLANHMEAGGVPGRVHITGATLALLAGAYAVEDVSMEHRDPYLRELGEPTYLVIDPRAEEEDEKGTAGGLLSSLEGPKMRPSLLMTRYLESWGAAKPFAHLSHLESPVSTSTPLPEKALASFSPQWSLDRSRTPRGLDEDLDTGDAKFFQVIEQLNSQKQWKQSKDFSPLTLYFREKELEKEYRLSALPAFKYYAACTFLVFLSNFIIQMLVTNRPPALAITYSITFLLFLLLLFVCFSEHLTKCVLKGPKMLHWLPTLSGLVATRPGLRVALGTATILLVFVMAITSLLFLPAASNCPSRAPNVSSVAFNLSWELPGSLPLISVPYSMHCCVLGFLSCSLFLHMSFELKLLLLLLWLGASCSLFLHSHAWLSDCLIARLYPDPLDSRPGVLKEPKLMGAISFFIFFFTLLVLARQNEYYCRLDFLWKKKLRQEQEETETMENLTRLLLENVLPAHVAPQFIGQNRRNEDLYHQSYECVCVLFASVPDFKEFYSESNINHEGLECLRLLNEIIADFDELLSKPKFSGVEKIKTIGSTYMAATGLNATSGQDTQQDAERSCSHLGTMVEFAVALGSKLDVINKHSFNNFRLRVGLNHGPVVAGVIGAQKPQYDIWGNTVNVASRMESTGVLGKIQVRRHGVGKGIGPPPHSRLTPFQSQVTEETARVLQSLGYTCYSRGIIKVKGKGQLCTYFLNTDLTRTGPPSATLA; translated from the exons atgaaggcagagatcatgGCACGGCTTCAGGCTGGACAGGGGTCACGGCCAGAGAGCACCAACAACTTCCACAGCCTCTATGTCAAGAGGCACCAGGGAGTCAG cgTGCTGTATGCTGACATCGTGGGCTTCACACGGCTGGCCAGTGAATGCTCCCCTAAGGAGTTGGTGCTCATGCTCAACGAGCTCTTTGGCAAGTTCGACCAGATTGCGAAG gaGCATGAATGCATGCGGATCAAGATTCTGGGAGACTGTTACTACTGTGTCTCTGGGCTCCCACTTTCTCTGCCCGACCATGCCATCAACTGCGTGCGCATGGGGTTGGACATGTGCCGGGCCATCAG GAAACTCCGCGCAGCCACTGGCGTGGACATCAACATGCGTGTGGGCGTGCATTCGGGCAGCGTGCTCTGCGGAGTCATCGGGCTGCAGAAGTGGCAGTATGACGTCTGGTCCCATGATGTCACGCTGGCCAACCACATGGAGGCGGGTGGCGTGCCAGG ACGAGTGCATATTACAGGGGCTACCCTGGCCTTGCTAGCAGGGGCCTACGCTGTGGAGGATGTATCCATGGAACACCGGGACCCATACCTTCGGGAGCTAGGGGAGCCCACCTACCTCGTCATCGATCCCCGG gctgaggaggaggaTGAGAAGGGCACTGCAGGAGGGCTGCTGTCCTCTCTCGAGGGCCCCAAGATGCGTCCATCACTGCTGATGACGCGCTACCTGGAGTCCTGGGGCGCGGCCAAGCCTTTTGcccacctgagccacctagaGAGCCCTGTGTCCACCTCTACCCCTCTCCCA GAGAAGGCCCTTGCCTCCTTCAGCCCCCAGTGGAGCCTGGACCG GAGCCGTACCCCCCGAGGACTAGATGAAGACCTGGATACTGGGGATGCCAAGTTCTTCCAAGTCATCGAACAGCTCAACTCTCAGAA ACAATGGAAGCAGTCAAAGGACTTCAGCCCACTGACACTGTActtcagagagaaggagctggagaaagag TATCGactctctgccctccccgcctTCAAATACTATGCAGCCTGCACCTTCCTGGTCTTCCTCTCCAATTTCATCATCCAGATGCTGGTGACCAACAG GCCCCCAGCTCTGGCCATCACCTATAGCatcaccttccttctcttcctcctcctcctcttcgtcTGCTTCTCAGAGCACCTGACG AAGTGTGTCTTGAAAGGCCCCAAGATGCTACACTGGCTTCCCACACTGTCTGGCTTGGTGGCCACACGGCCCGGACTGCGAGTTGCCCTGGGCACTGCCACCATCCTCCTCGTTTTTGTCATGGCTATTACCAGTCTG CTCTTCTTACCGGCAGCATCAAACTGCCCTTCCCGGGCTCCCAATGTGTCCTCCGTGGCTTTCAACCTCTCCTGGGAGCTCCCTGGGTCCCTGCCTCTCATCAGTGTCCCG taCTCTATGCACTGTTGCGTGCTGGGGTTCCTGTCCTGCTCCCTCTTTCTGCACATGAGCTTTGAGCTGAAgttgctgctgctcctgctgtggctgggagcctcctgctccctcttcctgcaCTCCCATGCCTGGCTGTCTGACTGCCTTATCGCCCGCCTCTATCCAGATCCCTTGGACTCCAG GCCAGGGGTGCTGAAGGAGCCCAAACTCATGGGAGCTatctccttcttcatcttcttcttcacCCTCCTTGTCCTGGCTCGGCAG AACGAGTATTACTGCCGCCTGGACTTTCTGTGGAAGAAGAAGCTgcggcaggagcaggaggagacagagacaaTGGAGAACCTGACTCGGCTTCTGCTGGAGAATGTGCTCCCCGCACACGTGGCCCCCCAGTTCATCGGCCAGAACCGGCGCAATGAG GACCTCTACCACCAATCCTACGAGTGTGTCTGTGTCCTGTTCGCCTCAGTTCCAGACTTTAAGGAATTTTACTCTGAATCCAACATCAACCACGAGGGTCTAGAGTGTCTGCGGCTGCTCAATGAGATCATTGCAGATTTTGATGAG CTGCTCTCAAAGCCCAAGTTTAGTGGGGTAGAGAAGATCAAAACCATCGGCAGCACCTACATGGCAGCCACAGGCTTAAACGCCACCTCTGGACAGGACACACAGCAG GATGCTGAGCGAAGTTGCAGCCACCTGGGCACCATGGTGGAGTTTGCAGTGGCCCTTGGATCAAAGCTGGATGTCATCAATAAGCACTCATTCAACAACTTCCGCCTGCGTGTGG GGTTGAACCACGGACCTGTAGTTGCTGGAGTGATTGGGGCCCAGAAGCCTCAGTATGACATCTGGGGCAACACGGTGAACGTTGCGAGCCGCATGGAGAGTACAGGAGTCCTGGGCAAGATCCAAGTGAGGAGGCACGGGGTTGGGAAGGGGATAGGGCCACCCCCACATTCCAGGCTCACACCCTTTCAATCACAGGTGACTGAAGAGACAGCCCGGGTGTTGCAGTCCTTAGGCTATACCTGCTACAGCCGGGGCATCATCAAGGTCAAAGGCAAAGGGCAGCTCTGCACCTACTTCCTGAACACAGATTTGACACGAACTGGCCCTCCCTCAGCCACCCTAGCCTAA
- the LTB4R gene encoding leukotriene B4 receptor 1 isoform X2 — MMCLPPPLLLGTSSLADLDDSNQTWGSGPWNRGRSGNRLHHSALVLRLAPASHRYPAKPGSPRSGHRPYILGSTSSLGVMFIIPLTIILLSVALAVGLPGNSFVVWSILVKMRKRSVTALLVLNLALADLAVLLTAPFFLYSVAQGAWGFGLFGCRLFHYTCGVSMYASVLLITAMSLDRSLAVALPFVSQKFRTKAVAWWVLASIWVMSFLLAIPVIMYRNVDLRQDNQTGCLLTYSSKRAKAFHLLFEALTGFLLPFLVVVASYSDIRRRLQARRFRRSRRTGRLVVLIILAFAAFWLPYHLVNLVDAGRVLAGRGAAPMGDPLLLARHVFIALAFLSSSVNPVLYACAGGGLLRSAGVGFVAKLLEGTGSEASSTRRGGTLGQTVRGAPAPSEAGPSGSLADSIDALQ, encoded by the exons ATGATGTgtcttccccctcctctgcttcTTGGTACTTCCTCTCTGGCGGACTTAGACGACAGCAACCAGACCTGGGGCTCGGGACCCTGGAACAGGGGCAGGTCTGGGAATAGACTACACCACTCTGCCCTGGTCTTGAGACTGGCACCAGCTTCCCACCGGTACCCGGCAAAGCCTGGAA GTCCTCGCAGTGGCCACAGACCCTACATCTTGGGCAGTACCTCCTCACTAGGGGTCATGTTCATCATTCCGTTGACTATCATCCTACTGTCAGTGGCGCTGGCTGTGGGGCTTCCCGGCAACAGCTTTGTGGTGTGGAGCATCCTGGTAAAGATGCGGAAGCGCTCTGTCACTGCCTTGTTGGTGCTGAACCTGGCCTTGGCAGACTTGGCTGTATTGCTTACCGCCCCCTTTTTCCTCTACTCTGTGGCCCAGGGCGCCTGGGGTTTTGGACTGTTTGGCTGCCGCCTGTTTCACTATACCTGTGGAGTCAGCATGTACGCCAGCGTCCTGCTGATCACGGCTATGAGTCTGGACCGCTCGCTGGCAGTCGCCCTCCCCTTCGTGTCCCAGAAATTTCGTACCAAGGCCGTTGCCTGGTGGGTGCTAGCAAGCATCTGGGTGATGTCCTTTCTGCTGGCCATACCTGTCATCATGTACCGCAACGTGGACTTGAGACAGGACAACCAGACCGGCTGCCTCCTAACGTACTCCAGCAAGCGAGCCAAAGCATTCCATCTGCTCTTTGAGGCCCTCACCGGCTTCCTGCTGCCCTTCCTGGTGGTGGTGGCCAGCTATTCGGACATCAGGCGCCGGCTGCAGGCCCGGCGCTTCCGCCGCAGCCGCCGCACCGGCCGCCTGGTGGTGCTCATCATCCTGGCCTTCGCCGCCTTCTGGCTGCCCTACCACCTGGTGAACCTAGTCGACGCGGGCCGGGTGCTGGCCGGCAGGGGCGCTGCGCCCATGGGAGACCCGCTGTTACTGGCGCGCCACGTGTTCATCGCGTTGGCTTTCCTGAGCAGTAGCGTGAACCCTGTGCTGTACGCGTGCGCCGGCGGCGGCCTTCTGCGCTCGGCCGGCGTGGGCTTCGTCGCCAAGCTGTTGGAGGGCACCGGCTCTGAGGCGTCCAGCACCCGCCGCGGGGGCACCCTCGGCCAGACGGTGAGGGGCGCCCCCGCGCCTTCCGAGGCTGGCCCCTCCGGGAGCCTCGCCGACTCCATCGACGCTCTCCAGTGA
- the LTB4R gene encoding leukotriene B4 receptor 1 isoform X1, with product MWDRKQRQPSFYQMEPLVDPGALSQNLPRHRQQGLLLALMCGGRGSLTSSLPKSPSHNCGQKALPQPCLPAAVSAHFFASHPLPHSYWVGSAPGFPQSRESGHAAKDDSNQTWGSGPWNRGRSGNRLHHSALVLRLAPASHRYPAKPGSPRSGHRPYILGSTSSLGVMFIIPLTIILLSVALAVGLPGNSFVVWSILVKMRKRSVTALLVLNLALADLAVLLTAPFFLYSVAQGAWGFGLFGCRLFHYTCGVSMYASVLLITAMSLDRSLAVALPFVSQKFRTKAVAWWVLASIWVMSFLLAIPVIMYRNVDLRQDNQTGCLLTYSSKRAKAFHLLFEALTGFLLPFLVVVASYSDIRRRLQARRFRRSRRTGRLVVLIILAFAAFWLPYHLVNLVDAGRVLAGRGAAPMGDPLLLARHVFIALAFLSSSVNPVLYACAGGGLLRSAGVGFVAKLLEGTGSEASSTRRGGTLGQTVRGAPAPSEAGPSGSLADSIDALQ from the exons ATGTGGGACAGGAAGCAAAGACAGCCCAGCTTCTATCAGATGGAGCCTCTGGTTGACcctggagccctgagtcagaaCCTCCCCAGACACAGACAGCAGGGGCTTCTTCTGGCTCTCATGTGCGGAGGCAGAGGCTCCCTAACTTCCTCTCTTCCAAAGTCCCCGTCTCACAACTGTGGTCAGAAGGCCCTTCCTCAACCCTGCCTTCCTGCTGCGGTTTCAGCCCATTTCTTTGCATCACATCCTCTGCCTCACAGCTACTGGGTCGGCTCTGCACCGGGCTTTCCTCAAAGCAGAGAAAGTGGGCATGCTGCGAAGG ACGACAGCAACCAGACCTGGGGCTCGGGACCCTGGAACAGGGGCAGGTCTGGGAATAGACTACACCACTCTGCCCTGGTCTTGAGACTGGCACCAGCTTCCCACCGGTACCCGGCAAAGCCTGGAA GTCCTCGCAGTGGCCACAGACCCTACATCTTGGGCAGTACCTCCTCACTAGGGGTCATGTTCATCATTCCGTTGACTATCATCCTACTGTCAGTGGCGCTGGCTGTGGGGCTTCCCGGCAACAGCTTTGTGGTGTGGAGCATCCTGGTAAAGATGCGGAAGCGCTCTGTCACTGCCTTGTTGGTGCTGAACCTGGCCTTGGCAGACTTGGCTGTATTGCTTACCGCCCCCTTTTTCCTCTACTCTGTGGCCCAGGGCGCCTGGGGTTTTGGACTGTTTGGCTGCCGCCTGTTTCACTATACCTGTGGAGTCAGCATGTACGCCAGCGTCCTGCTGATCACGGCTATGAGTCTGGACCGCTCGCTGGCAGTCGCCCTCCCCTTCGTGTCCCAGAAATTTCGTACCAAGGCCGTTGCCTGGTGGGTGCTAGCAAGCATCTGGGTGATGTCCTTTCTGCTGGCCATACCTGTCATCATGTACCGCAACGTGGACTTGAGACAGGACAACCAGACCGGCTGCCTCCTAACGTACTCCAGCAAGCGAGCCAAAGCATTCCATCTGCTCTTTGAGGCCCTCACCGGCTTCCTGCTGCCCTTCCTGGTGGTGGTGGCCAGCTATTCGGACATCAGGCGCCGGCTGCAGGCCCGGCGCTTCCGCCGCAGCCGCCGCACCGGCCGCCTGGTGGTGCTCATCATCCTGGCCTTCGCCGCCTTCTGGCTGCCCTACCACCTGGTGAACCTAGTCGACGCGGGCCGGGTGCTGGCCGGCAGGGGCGCTGCGCCCATGGGAGACCCGCTGTTACTGGCGCGCCACGTGTTCATCGCGTTGGCTTTCCTGAGCAGTAGCGTGAACCCTGTGCTGTACGCGTGCGCCGGCGGCGGCCTTCTGCGCTCGGCCGGCGTGGGCTTCGTCGCCAAGCTGTTGGAGGGCACCGGCTCTGAGGCGTCCAGCACCCGCCGCGGGGGCACCCTCGGCCAGACGGTGAGGGGCGCCCCCGCGCCTTCCGAGGCTGGCCCCTCCGGGAGCCTCGCCGACTCCATCGACGCTCTCCAGTGA